Below is a window of candidate division WOR-3 bacterium DNA.
GGCCGGTTCGGATGCGTCGAATGTGAAAACACGGGCGGTAAGGGACGGAGACCACTACGTTCTTTCCGGCACCAAGCAGTTCATCACCAACGGCAGCGTAGCAAAGATATACACCGTTATTGCTTCAACCAACCCGGCCAAGGGTGCGCGAGGGCTGTCAGCGTTCATCGTTGAGGACGGTACGCCAGGCTTCACGTTCGGAAAGATTGAAGACAAGATGGGCATCCGCTGCTCCAAGACCGCAGAACTTGTGTTTGACAACTGCCGGGTTCCGGCTGCGAACCTCATCGGCGGCAAGGAAGGCTACGGGTTCATTCACACGATGAAGACCTTTGACCGGACAAGACCGGGCGTCGGCGCCCAGGCGCTTGGTATTGCCCAGGGTGCACTCGATGAGTCAATTGAGTACGCTAAGACCAGAATTCAGTTTGACCAGCCGATTGCCAGCTTCCAGGCAGTACAGCTCATGCTCGCTGATATGGCGATTGCCGTCGAGGCATCGCGTGCACTTGTATATGAGGCGGCCCGGGCGATTGATGCAGGGCTGAAGAACGCGGCCGGGATTGCCTCGATGGCGAAGGTGATGGCCTCAGATACCGCAATGAAGGTTACGACCGATGCGGTGCAGATATTCGGCGGGTATGGATACATGAAAGAATACCCGGTGGAGAAGATGATGCGTGACGCCAAGATAACCCAGATATACGAAGGGACGAACCAGATTCAGCGTCTGGTCATTGCTTCCGAGCTCATCAAAGGCACAGTCTGGTAGGAGAGCCGATGACAGAATGCGACTTCCTGGTTATCGGGGCCGGGCCGGCAGGGTATGTGTGTGCCATAAGGTTGGCGCAACTGGGCAAGAAAGTCATCGTGGTCGAGCGAGAGCGGGTCGGCGGTGTGTGCCTGAACTGGGGCTGCATACCGGTGAAGGCGCTGTTGCACGCGGCCCAGACCGTGCGCGATGCGACCGAAGGCAAGCGTCTCGGACTGATGTTTCTGCCGCCGGAGATTGACCTTGTGGCGCTCTACGGCTGGAAGGGCCGGATTGTGGACCGCCTGGTCCGGGGCATTGAGTACCTGTTCAAGGTAAACGGTGTCGAGCTGGTACGGGGCAACGCCCGATTTGCAGCACCAGGCGAAGTCGTGGTCGAGTCGCAAGACGGCGAACAGCGTATTCTGGCTAGCCAGGTCATAATCGCAACCGGTTCGATGCCAACCGTACTCTCGGGAATGGAGCCGGATGGCAAGGTGATACTCGACTCAAACAGCGCGTTGCGGCTTGTCGAGCTGCCGAAGCACATTGTCATTATCGGGGCGGGGGTCATCGGCCTTGAGTTCGCCACGCTGTTCAGCCGGCTGGGAGTCAAGGTTACCGTTCTCGAACTGGAGAATCAGGTACTGCCCGGGTTTGATACGGACCTGGCCCAGGTGGTGGAGAAGGCGCTCGACCGCGAAGGTGTAGCATTCCATCCGGGAGTAAAGGTCAGCCAGATTGCGCGGGAGCCGGTGGTTACAGTCCACTACGACAAGGATGGTACTGATCAGGCAGTTGAGACTGACAAGGTTCTCGTTGCGGTTGGTCGCAGGGCACTTTCGCACGAACTCGGGCTGGACTGGGTCGGAGTCAAGACCGACCGCCGTGGATTCATCAAGACCGATGGGGCCTATCGTACCACGGTGCCGAACATCTACGCCATCGGCGATGTTACAGAAGGACCGCTTCTAGCGCATCGGGCAATGGCTGAGGGAATTGCGCTTGCCGAGCTTCTGGCCGGTACAAGAAAATGGAAGTTCAGGGCAATACCATCATGCATTTACACTGACCCGGAGGTCGCGGTCGTGGGAATGACCGAGAAGGAAGCTCAGGAAAAAGGCCGGGAGGTCAAGACCAGTCGCGTGCCACTATCGGCAGTGGGCCGGTCGTTGACTCTGGGCCGGAGTGAAGGGTTTTGCAAGATGGTGGTGGACGCCAAGACCGACAAGGTGCTGGGCGTCTCGATAGTTGCGCCGCAGGCCGACGTGCTGATTGCCGAGGCCAGTGTTGCCGTCGAACTCGGACTGACCGCAGGCGAACTCGGTCGGGTCGTGCATCCGCACCCAACAATGAGCGAGCTTTTATTTGAGGCGGCCGAAGCCATCCACGGCCGGGCAATACACATCGCCAACAGATAGGTTTCCAGGGGCCAGGGGTTCAAGTGGTTGAGCGGTCGGCGGTAGGCGGTGAGCGGTCAGCGTCCTTGCTACAACTTGGCCTGGTCGAATACGGCAGGGCACTGGACCTTCAGCATAAGCTGGTCCGGCTGCGTCAGGAAGACGCTATTCCAGATACACTCGTGATACTCGAGCACCCGCCGGTCATAACTCTGGGTAAGCACGCAGACCGCAGGAACCTACTTGTTTCGGAGCACGAACTTCAGCGCCGCGGGGTGTCCCTGTATCAGGTTGAGCGCGGCGGCGACATCACTTTCCACGGGCCGGGCCAGCTTGTCGGCTACCCGGTGTTCAAGCTGGGGAACAGGGAAGAAGTCAGCAGTCAGGACTCAATGGCCAGAGCGCAGAACCCAGAACGAGGAGGCCAGGAGCCCGCCCCCTTGAACCCTCGAACCCTTGAATCCTCGACCCCTGCTTCCTCACTTGTTGGCGTCCGAAGGTTCGTGGAGTTGGTCGAGCAGGCGCTGGTACTCGCGCTGGCAGAACTGGGCATCAAGGCCACGACCTGTCCCGGCTACATCGGTGTCTGGGTCGGCGATTCTGTCTCTCGAACCCTGGAACCCTCGAACCCCGGAGCCCTCCCTCGAAAAATTGCCTCTCTCGGCATCGCCGTGAGGCGCGGTGTTACGATGCACGGCTTTGCCCTAAACGTCACAACCGACCTTTCCTGGTTCCGGCTGATGAACCCCTGCGGCTTGGACCAGATTGAGATGACTTCGGTAGAACGGGAGGGCGGTGAGACCGGCAGGGACGAAGTGCGCGCTGCGATTGTCCATGGCTTCGAACAAGCCTTCGAGCTGAGTCTTGTCCCGAGCACTGAATTCATCCTCACCTTTCCCTCCTCCTGAAAGGGAGGGAACCGAAGGGAGGGGAGCGGTCAGCGGTGGGCGATGAGCGGACAGCGCTGCCTCAGAGGAACTTTCCCCGCAGCTTGACCTGTTTGACAAAATGCCTTGCTGCAGCAGCCAATTCCTCGGCCTGACTGAGCGAGTAGACTTTCCTTCTCCTCAATTCCTCGGTCCGGGCATTCTGCGGTATGAACTGCTGAAGCACAAGCAGGTTTGCGCCTTCGACTGCCTTGGCGATTTCAGACAAGTCCTCAGGCTCGACGATTCCGGGTACAAGTGTAGTCCGGAACTCATATCCGATACCTGACTCCTTGAGCAGGCGGATGGAGCGACGCAGCACAGCAAAGTCCACGTCGCGGCCAGCAGCCTTGCGATACTTGTCATTGAGTGGCGCCTTCACGTCCATCGCGACAAAATCGCAGAGCTTTAGTTCGATGAGCTGTTTTAGCGCATAAGGAAAGGAGCCGTTGGTGTCAATCTTCACCTTGAGACCAATGGCCCGGATTTTCCGGCACAGGTCGAATATCTCAGGGTGCATCATCGGTTCGCCGCCGGTCACGACAACACCGTCAACCCAGCCCGGCTTTGACCGGGGAATCCGGGCCAGGGCAGGCCAGTGAAGTTCGTGCAGTTCGGGAGAGTCGGCCGCTACCTTGGGATTGTGGCAGAACGGGCAGTGGAAATTACACCCGCCTATGAATATAACCATCGTGATTCTGCCGTCCCAGTCAACCAGGGATGTTTCGACAAAACCGACGATACGCATCAGAGAAATGGTTCCAGGGTTCGAGGGGTCAAGGGTTCAGAGGTGAGCACCGGAAGAATCCTAAGCCGAATCTGTCGCGAGTCAACCGACTTCTGTCTACCCGGAGACCGGCATAGAGCCAACCGCAAACAGTGCAGAGCACGCAAAGCTCAGGACTCCCGGTTCAGCGCCAGAGCCCGCGTGGGCGCACCCGGCTGCAATCCCGGCTTGTTCTCGGCTGGTGTTCGGCAGCCTACCTGTGCCGGCATTACCAGCGCAAGGGCCAATTCCGCCCCACTGCGTCTTCTCAGCCCAGGCAGTGGTCGTCAGCGTTCCCATCCCTATTCGGCGAATCGCCCGCAGAGCGGTTCCACCCACCATCTGTCAAGTCACACGGCGGTCAATTCCACGATTCAACCGTCAGACGATTCGGAAGTTGAATCCACGACTGAATTTAGGGTTCAGTCCAGGATTCGCTCCATACTTGTATGGCAGGATGGTTCTACGGACGGCTCCTTGACTGGCTGGGCGACCGAATCGTCGAATCACCCGCAGGATGGACTGCAGAACGATGCAACAACTGGTCTGATGAACGACCCGGGGATACGTTGGGGGAGTCGTTCCCCTACTCGCACGGCGAACGGCGGGTCGAATGTGCATCCTTACAGGGACTCTAGCTCGGTAACTATCGAGAATTGTTTCGGTTATGCTGTCGCACTTCGTGAGTATGTGGGCTTGCTGGCCCAACTAGCAGCCTCGTGGTCTGCGCTGTATGTGTGTGTCGCACTCTTCTGCCAGGTAATCGCGGGTGCTAGCG
It encodes the following:
- a CDS encoding acyl-CoA dehydrogenase family protein, yielding DGAAGLCYAACGLGTYPIILGGRRVLKKSYLPRLAQGELAAFAITEASAGSDASNVKTRAVRDGDHYVLSGTKQFITNGSVAKIYTVIASTNPAKGARGLSAFIVEDGTPGFTFGKIEDKMGIRCSKTAELVFDNCRVPAANLIGGKEGYGFIHTMKTFDRTRPGVGAQALGIAQGALDESIEYAKTRIQFDQPIASFQAVQLMLADMAIAVEASRALVYEAARAIDAGLKNAAGIASMAKVMASDTAMKVTTDAVQIFGGYGYMKEYPVEKMMRDAKITQIYEGTNQIQRLVIASELIKGTVW
- the lpdA gene encoding dihydrolipoyl dehydrogenase — protein: MTECDFLVIGAGPAGYVCAIRLAQLGKKVIVVERERVGGVCLNWGCIPVKALLHAAQTVRDATEGKRLGLMFLPPEIDLVALYGWKGRIVDRLVRGIEYLFKVNGVELVRGNARFAAPGEVVVESQDGEQRILASQVIIATGSMPTVLSGMEPDGKVILDSNSALRLVELPKHIVIIGAGVIGLEFATLFSRLGVKVTVLELENQVLPGFDTDLAQVVEKALDREGVAFHPGVKVSQIAREPVVTVHYDKDGTDQAVETDKVLVAVGRRALSHELGLDWVGVKTDRRGFIKTDGAYRTTVPNIYAIGDVTEGPLLAHRAMAEGIALAELLAGTRKWKFRAIPSCIYTDPEVAVVGMTEKEAQEKGREVKTSRVPLSAVGRSLTLGRSEGFCKMVVDAKTDKVLGVSIVAPQADVLIAEASVAVELGLTAGELGRVVHPHPTMSELLFEAAEAIHGRAIHIANR
- a CDS encoding anaerobic ribonucleoside-triphosphate reductase activating protein, whose protein sequence is MRIVGFVETSLVDWDGRITMVIFIGGCNFHCPFCHNPKVAADSPELHELHWPALARIPRSKPGWVDGVVVTGGEPMMHPEIFDLCRKIRAIGLKVKIDTNGSFPYALKQLIELKLCDFVAMDVKAPLNDKYRKAAGRDVDFAVLRRSIRLLKESGIGYEFRTTLVPGIVEPEDLSEIAKAVEGANLLVLQQFIPQNARTEELRRRKVYSLSQAEELAAAARHFVKQVKLRGKFL